The Pirellulales bacterium DNA window CTTTCTCGCTTCCGAGTATGTGGAGCAGACGAAATGCCTTATCCTGGACATTGCCATGCCGGGCATGAGCGGGCTTGACGTTCAGCGTGAATTGAAACATCGTCGGCGGCAGATTCCTATCGTGTTCATCACCGCGCACAAGGATGAAACCACTCGGCCCAGCATACTCGGAGAAGGCGCGGTTGCCTGTCTGCTCAAACCATTCAGCGAGACGGCCCTGCTCCAGGCGATGCGTGCGGCTTTGGCGACGAACTAGTCAGAAACATCGGTGATCGAGGTTAGCCATGTCGCACACGACGCCCATCGTGTTTGTGGTTGACGATGACGTCTCGGTTCGAGAATCGTTGGAGTCTCTGATCCGCTGCGAAGGTTGGAGGTCGGAAGCTTTTCAATCGGCCGACGAATTTCTCGCCCACCCGCCCGCGGCGACTCCGAGCTGTCTCGTGCTGGACTTGACTCTGCCGGGTTTGAACGGCCTGGAGCTCCAGGAACGGATCGCCGGCGACCGCAGTGACATGCCGATCATCTTCATCTCGGGTTATGGCGATGTACCCCAAACGGTGCGTGCCATGAAAGCCGGCGCGGTCGAATTCCTCACCAAACCATTGAACGGCGACGATCTTCTGAGTGCCATCCGCCAGGCCATTGAGCGCAGCCAATCCACTCTTGCCCGGCAAAGCGAGATGCGTCAACTCCGGCAGCGACTTGCGGCTCTCACACCACGCGAACGCGAAGTTATGGACCTGGTGGTGTCCGGCCTGCTGAACAAGCAAGTCGGTACCGAACTGGGCATCAGCGAAATCACTGTCAAAGCCCACCGCGGCAAAGTCATGGAAAAGATGCAGGCGGACTCGATTGCCGATCTGGTGAAAATGGCCGAAAGGCTGCGCTTGGCGACCGCACAAGGTTCTCAACCCCACAATTCTGCGCGGGTGTAATACGCTTTGCGGGAAACATCGTTGACGGGCGCAAGACCGTTCACGTCAAAACGGGCAAGGGGGTCGCGAAAGTTGCGACGACCATCAGTGATACTCCCGACCTAGGTCGCAAGAATTGTCTTCAACCGTTTCCGCTTGCCAGCGGGCCATTTCCGGGGTCGCACCCACGCCGGCCAGACGTATAGACCAACGTACCACGGCATGCGATTTCACGGGGCCTACCCGCGTTAACGGACCGCAACCGTGCCACGTACACCTCACGACTTCCTTCAATCTGTGCGAGATTTGGCCGACGCTCGGCCGATGACCGTGTCAGGCGGCAAGACTTATTTTCCAATGTTCATGAACAACGTATTCAATCCCTCTGCAAAGGCCGGATGCGCGAAAATGCCGTCTTCGAGCGCGGTGTAGGGAAGTTTGCCCATCATGGCGATCTGAAGCATTGACATAATCTCGCCCCCTTCGCAGCCCAAGACCGCGGCCCCCAGAATCTGCCGCGTCTTGGCATCGACGATGGCCTTGATAAGGCCGCTTGATTCGGCCGTTTCCACTGCACGGGCGACCCAGGCCATGGGAATCTTGGCGACGCGGATCGCGCGACCCTGTGCCCGCGCCTCCTGCTCCGTTAGACCGATCCGCCCCAGTTGTGGATCAATGTAAACGGTATACGGAACCAGTCGGTCCCTCGTCGACGATTGCCCGTTACGAAGCAGATTGTTGCGAACAATGCGATAATCGTCATAAGAGATGTGCGTAAACGCCGGGCCACCTTTGACGTCTCCCAAGGCGTAGATACCGGCCACGTTCGTCTGCAGCCGGTCGTCTACCGAAATGAAGCCGTGAGCGTCCACGTTCACGCCGGCGGCGGCGAGGTTGAGCTGTTCGCTATTCGGCACTCGCCCCGTGGCGAGCAGGAGGTGAGATCCCGTGACCGTCCTCTCTCCCGCAGGACCGCGTAACTCTAGACCGACGCCGGACGCGTTTGTATGCACTCCGGCCGCTTCGGTTTCTAGCAGGATCTCGATGCCATCCATCTCGAGCAGCTTACAAACTTCGGCGGCAACGTCTGGATCCTCCCGATCCAGGAGTTGCTTCGCGTGCTGTACGACTGTGACCATGCTGCCGAAGCGGCGAAACATCTGGCCGAATTCCAGACCGACATATCCGCCTCCCAGAACTAGCAAATGTTCAGGCAGTTCTTGCAACTCCATGATCGAATTGGAATCGAGGGCTCTCACCGAATTGAGGCCGGTAATTGCGGGGCGTGCTGGCCGAGCGCCGGTATTGATGAAAATGTTGTCCGCGATCAATGTCCGAGTGCCGCCGGCAGTGAGTCTCACCTCGACGACACTGGGACCGGTGAAGCGCGCTTCGCCAAAAACGAGCTCCAAATTCTCGGCGTCTTCCAGTCGTCGCTGCGCCCCGGCGCGGAAGTCGTCGACAATTGCCTGCTTGCGCCGGTGAACTTGAACCAGGTCAACGCCGACAGGCCCGCAGCGAATGCCGTAGTCGGCCGCGCGCCGGGCAAGGTAAGCGATTCGCGCGCTGGCGACCATGGTCTTCGTGGGCGTACAGCCCTCATTGATACAGGTGCCGCCGACATGCCGACTCTCTACAAGGGCTGTTTTTCGTCCAGCTTCGGCGAGTGCAATGGAAAGCGGCGTTCCCGCCTGTCCCGAGCCTATTACGATGGCATCATAGTGATCCATAAGCCCTCCGATTGCGAGTTAATACACAATAGAAGTGAGCCTGGGTCCCAGACTCCTGTGTGCTGTAGATGTCGCGACGTGCTCACGTTCGTTTGTTTCGTAGCCATTTCCAAATCACATGTGCTATTTGCTATTTTCCACCCATTGCGAGCGCCAGCCGGGCGCTTCGAAGGGTTGGGCAAAGTACTGAGTTTCATGAATGACCCTTCCATCCTGAAACTCCATAATGCTGACCGTCTGGACAACCGCGTTCTCATAATTGATGACGTACTCGGTTATCCACAGATCGCTAACGCCTACGATGCGGCGGACCAAGAAGCCGCTTGGTTTTCCCGGATGGTGGCCACGCAAAGCCTGCAGGTTGTGGCGGCCTCGGA harbors:
- a CDS encoding response regulator codes for the protein FLASEYVEQTKCLILDIAMPGMSGLDVQRELKHRRRQIPIVFITAHKDETTRPSILGEGAVACLLKPFSETALLQAMRAALATN
- a CDS encoding response regulator, which translates into the protein MSHTTPIVFVVDDDVSVRESLESLIRCEGWRSEAFQSADEFLAHPPAATPSCLVLDLTLPGLNGLELQERIAGDRSDMPIIFISGYGDVPQTVRAMKAGAVEFLTKPLNGDDLLSAIRQAIERSQSTLARQSEMRQLRQRLAALTPREREVMDLVVSGLLNKQVGTELGISEITVKAHRGKVMEKMQADSIADLVKMAERLRLATAQGSQPHNSARV
- a CDS encoding mercuric reductase — its product is MDHYDAIVIGSGQAGTPLSIALAEAGRKTALVESRHVGGTCINEGCTPTKTMVASARIAYLARRAADYGIRCGPVGVDLVQVHRRKQAIVDDFRAGAQRRLEDAENLELVFGEARFTGPSVVEVRLTAGGTRTLIADNIFINTGARPARPAITGLNSVRALDSNSIMELQELPEHLLVLGGGYVGLEFGQMFRRFGSMVTVVQHAKQLLDREDPDVAAEVCKLLEMDGIEILLETEAAGVHTNASGVGLELRGPAGERTVTGSHLLLATGRVPNSEQLNLAAAGVNVDAHGFISVDDRLQTNVAGIYALGDVKGGPAFTHISYDDYRIVRNNLLRNGQSSTRDRLVPYTVYIDPQLGRIGLTEQEARAQGRAIRVAKIPMAWVARAVETAESSGLIKAIVDAKTRQILGAAVLGCEGGEIMSMLQIAMMGKLPYTALEDGIFAHPAFAEGLNTLFMNIGK